A genome region from Geodermatophilus bullaregiensis includes the following:
- the cydC gene encoding thiol reductant ABC exporter subunit CydC, with protein MSGARGPLAPLAGVPGLTGALARAAAAALGSTAGLVLLAAGLAHAVARAAGYADGAVLPALAVAAAGAALRALAGTLGDLAAARDARRAEDGLRRALLDRLAASPAAVAAAGGPAPAAVLATTRLADLAPGLAGHLPALAQTLVVPPVLLVVLAVTDPLSAGLVAVTLPLVPLFLALVGLATRDGTTGAARALDRLAAHVAELVRGLPVLVGLGRAADQVAALAELGEASRRRTLATLRLAFLSALVLELVATLSVALVAVTVGLRLVHGDLALAVGLTALLLAPEAFAPLRALGAAHHAGEAATLAATEARAVLAAPAGTPAPAVDGDDPRGADVAVTGLSVRHPGRTRPALPPTDLVLRPGELVVLRGASGSGKSTLLAALTGALDPAAEVTGTVTGVPAGGVALVPQHPRTTAPTVADELRRHAAPGPGVDAVVAEAFVVEALALVGATALAGRDCATLSPGELQRVAVARALVRIRRGARLLLLDEPTAHLDEASAARVAAVLAGLRGTVTVLLVTHDPALAALADRAVDLGVPASPASPPARPAVPWPSAPGGHETADPAHPDAVGTTATTAALGWPRRALVRAVAAGTASAGAGVALTAVSGWLIVRAAEMPPILTLLVAIVGVRAFGLGRAALRWVERLTAHDAALRMAADLRVRVWRALAAQGVAADRTPGSALARVVGDVGLVQDLSVRVVPPALVAATVPALTLGALALLSPAAAGAAALVLLATAGLVLLVHRRVDAGAARAEAALRVGALRDVTTALEGAADLRAHGLAAATAADLTAVAGRRATVAATGARAGALGTGLVVLGTGLAAVLATAVGAAAGSAGPEVAVLGLAPLALAEPLSGLVTALQRRGALDDARARLHAVLTAPVPADPADPLTAPAPVREVAVTDVTAGWPGGPDVLRGLTAGATAGGGWLVVRGPSGAGKSTFLAVLLAALRPRGGSYTLGGVDTARLTGEAIRSRTAWLPQDAHVFASTIRANLALAAPRGALAGPAGAARMTAALTAAGLGPLLAGLPEGLDTPVGAGGTALSGGERRRLAAARALLADRDVVLLDEPTAHLDPSTAAALVRDLRAALAGRVVVCVTHDDTLEQPGDAVVRLGAPAAALAAQAV; from the coding sequence ATGAGCGGCGCCCGGGGGCCGCTGGCGCCGCTGGCCGGGGTGCCGGGGCTGACCGGCGCGCTGGCCCGGGCGGCGGCCGCCGCGCTCGGGTCGACGGCGGGGCTGGTGCTGCTGGCCGCCGGCCTCGCGCACGCGGTCGCCCGGGCCGCCGGGTACGCCGACGGCGCGGTGCTCCCCGCGCTGGCCGTGGCCGCCGCCGGTGCCGCGCTGCGCGCCCTCGCCGGCACCCTCGGCGACCTCGCCGCCGCCCGCGACGCCCGCCGCGCCGAGGACGGGCTGCGCCGCGCGCTGCTCGACCGGCTGGCCGCCTCGCCCGCCGCGGTCGCCGCCGCGGGCGGGCCGGCCCCGGCCGCGGTGCTGGCCACCACGCGGCTGGCCGACCTCGCGCCCGGCCTGGCCGGCCACCTGCCGGCGCTGGCGCAGACGCTCGTCGTCCCGCCGGTGCTGCTCGTCGTCCTCGCCGTCACCGACCCGCTCTCGGCCGGGCTGGTCGCGGTCACGCTGCCGCTGGTGCCGCTGTTCCTGGCGCTGGTCGGGCTGGCCACCCGGGACGGCACCACCGGCGCCGCCCGCGCGCTGGACCGGCTGGCCGCGCACGTCGCCGAGCTGGTCCGCGGGCTGCCCGTGCTGGTCGGCCTCGGCCGGGCCGCCGACCAGGTGGCCGCGCTCGCCGAGCTCGGGGAGGCCTCGCGGCGCCGCACTCTGGCCACGCTGCGGCTGGCGTTCCTCTCCGCGCTGGTGCTGGAGCTGGTGGCCACGCTGTCGGTGGCGCTGGTCGCGGTCACCGTGGGCCTGCGGCTGGTGCACGGGGACCTGGCGCTCGCCGTCGGGCTGACCGCGCTGCTGCTCGCGCCCGAGGCGTTCGCGCCGCTGCGCGCGCTCGGCGCCGCTCACCACGCCGGCGAGGCCGCGACACTCGCCGCCACCGAGGCGCGGGCCGTGCTGGCCGCACCCGCCGGGACCCCCGCCCCGGCGGTGGACGGCGACGACCCGCGCGGCGCCGACGTCGCCGTCACCGGGCTGTCCGTGCGCCACCCCGGCCGCACGCGCCCCGCCCTGCCGCCGACCGACCTCGTGCTGCGGCCCGGCGAGCTGGTCGTGCTCCGCGGTGCCAGCGGCTCGGGCAAGTCGACGCTGCTCGCCGCGCTCACCGGCGCGCTCGACCCCGCAGCGGAGGTCACCGGCACGGTCACCGGCGTGCCCGCCGGCGGCGTCGCGCTGGTGCCCCAGCACCCCCGGACGACGGCGCCCACCGTCGCCGACGAGCTGCGCCGGCACGCCGCACCCGGTCCCGGCGTGGACGCGGTGGTGGCCGAGGCGTTCGTCGTCGAGGCGCTGGCGCTCGTCGGCGCGACCGCCCTGGCCGGCCGCGACTGCGCCACCCTCTCCCCCGGCGAGCTGCAGCGGGTCGCGGTGGCCCGGGCGCTGGTGCGCATCCGGCGCGGCGCCCGCCTGCTGCTGCTCGACGAGCCGACCGCACACCTCGACGAGGCCTCGGCCGCCCGCGTCGCCGCCGTCCTCGCCGGCCTGCGCGGTACCGTCACCGTCCTGCTGGTCACCCACGACCCGGCGCTGGCCGCCCTCGCCGACCGCGCGGTCGACCTCGGCGTCCCCGCCTCCCCGGCGTCTCCCCCCGCGAGACCGGCGGTCCCGTGGCCGTCGGCGCCGGGTGGCCACGAGACCGCCGATCCCGCGCACCCGGACGCGGTGGGCACCACCGCGACGACGGCGGCGCTGGGGTGGCCGCGGCGGGCGCTGGTGCGGGCGGTCGCGGCCGGCACGGCGTCGGCCGGCGCGGGCGTCGCGCTGACCGCGGTGTCGGGCTGGCTGATCGTGCGGGCCGCCGAGATGCCGCCGATCCTCACGCTGCTGGTGGCCATCGTCGGGGTGCGGGCCTTCGGGCTGGGGCGGGCGGCGCTGCGCTGGGTCGAGCGGCTGACCGCGCACGACGCCGCGCTGCGGATGGCCGCCGACCTGCGCGTGCGGGTCTGGCGGGCGCTGGCCGCCCAGGGCGTGGCGGCCGACCGGACTCCGGGCAGCGCGCTGGCCCGCGTGGTCGGCGACGTCGGCCTGGTGCAGGACCTCTCGGTGCGGGTCGTCCCGCCGGCGCTGGTCGCGGCCACCGTCCCGGCCCTGACCCTCGGCGCGCTGGCACTGCTCTCCCCCGCCGCCGCGGGCGCCGCCGCGCTGGTGCTGCTGGCCACCGCCGGGCTGGTGCTGCTCGTGCACCGCCGGGTCGACGCCGGCGCCGCCCGCGCCGAGGCCGCGCTGCGGGTAGGCGCCCTGCGCGACGTCACCACGGCGCTCGAGGGCGCGGCCGACCTGCGGGCGCACGGCCTCGCGGCCGCCACCGCCGCCGACCTCACCGCCGTCGCCGGCCGCCGCGCCACGGTCGCCGCGACCGGCGCCCGCGCCGGTGCGCTCGGCACCGGGCTGGTCGTGCTGGGCACCGGCCTGGCCGCGGTGCTGGCGACCGCGGTGGGTGCCGCCGCGGGGTCGGCCGGCCCGGAGGTCGCCGTCCTCGGGCTGGCGCCGCTCGCGCTCGCCGAGCCGCTGTCCGGCCTCGTGACCGCGCTGCAGCGGCGCGGCGCCCTCGACGACGCCCGCGCGCGCCTGCACGCCGTCCTCACCGCGCCGGTGCCGGCCGACCCCGCCGACCCGCTGACCGCGCCCGCCCCGGTGCGCGAGGTCGCCGTCACCGACGTCACCGCCGGCTGGCCCGGCGGCCCCGACGTGCTGCGCGGCCTCACCGCCGGGGCGACCGCCGGCGGCGGCTGGCTGGTCGTGCGCGGCCCGTCGGGTGCGGGCAAGTCGACGTTCCTCGCGGTGCTGCTGGCCGCGCTCCGTCCGCGTGGGGGCAGCTACACGCTGGGCGGCGTCGACACCGCCCGGCTGACCGGCGAGGCGATCCGGTCCCGCACCGCCTGGCTGCCGCAGGACGCGCACGTGTTCGCCTCGACCATCCGCGCCAACCTGGCGCTGGCCGCCCCGCGCGGCGCGCTGGCTGGCCCGGCCGGCGCGGCGCGGATGACCGCCGCCCTCACCGCCGCGGGCCTCGGCCCGCTGCTGGCCGGCCTGCCCGAGGGCCTCGACACCCCGGTGGGCGCCGGCGGCACCGCGCTGTCCGGCGGCGAGCGGCGGCGACTGGCCGCGGCCCGTGCCCTGCTGGCCGACCGCGACGTCGTCCTGCTCGACGAGCCGACCGCGCACCTCGACCCGTCCACCGCCGCGGCGCTCGTGCGCGACCTGCGGGCGGCGCTGGCCGGCCGGGTGGTGGTCTGCGTGACCCACGACGACACGCTCGAGCAGCCCGGCGACGCCGTCGTCCGGCTCGGCGCCCCGGCGGCCGCACTGGCCGCCCAAGCCGTCTAG
- the cydB gene encoding cytochrome d ubiquinol oxidase subunit II, with translation MDLQTLWFAAVAVLWTGFLLLEGFDFGVAALLPVLGRRTADRHLMLRTIGPVWDGNEVWLITATGAVFAAFPGWYATWLPALYLPFVVVLLGLIVRAVAFEWRHGSHDPRWDAAWTRVITGGSLVAAAGIGAALGATTLGLPIDGDGTRVGGAFAGLGWSSLLGAVAVVAYSLVHGALFLALKTDGPLRLRARAFALRWSPLGAVPLLAWAGLVQLRSGTLVTGLLWLVAALAVVVTWTRVRLDREGQAFAGWATVLLASAATLFGAAYPVVVPSTIDPAFDVTIAQASVSDYTLTVMTWVAAVGLPVVLAYQAWTYWVFRRRLTAEPEHDDAPAQVAA, from the coding sequence ATGGACCTGCAGACCCTGTGGTTCGCCGCCGTCGCGGTGCTGTGGACCGGCTTCCTGCTGCTCGAGGGCTTCGACTTCGGCGTCGCCGCGCTGCTGCCGGTGCTCGGCCGGCGGACGGCCGACCGGCACCTGATGCTGCGCACCATCGGCCCGGTCTGGGACGGCAACGAGGTCTGGTTGATCACCGCCACCGGCGCGGTGTTCGCCGCCTTCCCCGGCTGGTACGCCACCTGGCTGCCGGCGCTGTACCTGCCCTTCGTCGTCGTGCTGCTCGGCCTGATCGTGCGGGCGGTGGCCTTCGAGTGGCGGCACGGCTCGCACGACCCGCGCTGGGACGCGGCCTGGACCCGCGTCATCACCGGCGGCTCGCTGGTCGCGGCGGCCGGCATCGGCGCCGCGCTGGGCGCGACCACGCTCGGCCTGCCGATCGACGGTGACGGCACCCGGGTCGGCGGCGCGTTCGCGGGGCTCGGCTGGTCGTCGCTGCTCGGCGCGGTCGCCGTCGTCGCCTACTCGCTGGTGCACGGCGCGCTGTTCCTGGCGCTGAAGACCGACGGCCCGCTGCGGCTGCGGGCGCGGGCGTTCGCGCTGCGCTGGTCGCCCCTCGGCGCGGTGCCGCTGCTGGCGTGGGCCGGGCTGGTGCAGCTGCGCTCGGGCACGCTGGTCACCGGGCTGCTGTGGCTGGTCGCCGCGCTGGCCGTCGTCGTCACCTGGACCCGCGTCCGGCTCGACCGCGAGGGGCAGGCCTTCGCCGGCTGGGCCACGGTGCTGCTGGCCTCGGCGGCCACGCTGTTCGGCGCGGCCTACCCGGTGGTGGTCCCCTCGACGATCGACCCGGCGTTCGACGTCACCATCGCGCAGGCCTCGGTCAGCGACTACACGCTCACCGTCATGACCTGGGTGGCCGCCGTCGGCCTGCCGGTGGTGCTGGCCTACCAGGCCTGGACCTACTGGGTGTTCCGCCGCCGCCTCACTGCCGAGCCGGAGCACGACGACGCCCCGGCGCAGGTGGCGGCATGA
- a CDS encoding cytochrome ubiquinol oxidase subunit I codes for MDVLDLDVLDIARWQFGITTVYHFLMVPLTIGLGILVAVMHTMWVRTGKPEWLRMTRFWGRIYLVNFVLGVATGLVQEFQFGLAWSEYSRFVGDVFGSLLALEALLAFFLESTFLGLWIFGWGRIPKKLHLASLWAAVAGSIVSAYFIIAANSWMQHPVGVVVGEDGRPQQVDFLAVLTNNTALAAFSHAVVAALVVAGALLVGIGLWQLRRRTLAGRSTTDVDQSVWRRSVRLGGFVSLAAFVLVAVTGDWQGKLMYQQQPLKMSSAEALCETEAPAPFSVFAWAKLGSNECDDVHSYTVPGLLSFLAHGDFSTAVPGVDELQEQYSEVYGETYPDDPSFGDRAGQPIDYTPVLAVTYWSFRLMIGMGAVSAGVAAYALWSTRRGRVPTSRIGVYGSLLAVGAPFVANATGWVFTEMGRQPFVVHPNPDVPVGEQVYFFTAQAVSPGIGAAEVWTSLVSLTLLYGALAVVELFLVTRLVRRGVTTGDTTPTPPAVGSDRSHGDDDGRPDADRADDDVLSFAY; via the coding sequence GTGGACGTCCTGGACCTCGACGTGCTGGACATCGCCCGTTGGCAGTTCGGCATCACGACCGTCTACCACTTCCTGATGGTCCCGCTGACCATCGGCCTGGGGATCCTGGTCGCCGTCATGCACACCATGTGGGTGCGCACTGGCAAGCCCGAGTGGCTGCGCATGACCCGCTTCTGGGGCCGCATCTACCTGGTCAACTTCGTCCTCGGCGTGGCCACCGGGCTGGTGCAGGAGTTCCAGTTCGGCCTGGCCTGGAGCGAGTACTCGCGCTTCGTCGGCGACGTCTTCGGCTCGCTGCTCGCGCTCGAGGCGCTGCTCGCCTTCTTCCTCGAGTCGACGTTCCTGGGCCTGTGGATCTTCGGCTGGGGCCGCATCCCGAAGAAGCTGCACCTCGCGTCGCTGTGGGCCGCGGTCGCCGGTTCGATCGTCAGCGCGTACTTCATCATCGCGGCCAACTCGTGGATGCAGCACCCGGTCGGCGTCGTCGTCGGCGAGGACGGGCGCCCGCAGCAGGTCGACTTCCTCGCCGTCCTGACCAACAACACCGCCCTGGCCGCCTTCAGCCACGCCGTCGTCGCGGCGCTCGTGGTGGCCGGCGCGCTGCTGGTCGGCATCGGCCTGTGGCAGCTGCGCCGGAGGACGCTGGCCGGCCGGTCCACGACCGACGTCGACCAGTCGGTGTGGCGCCGCTCGGTGCGCCTCGGCGGGTTCGTCTCGCTGGCCGCGTTCGTGCTGGTCGCCGTCACCGGCGACTGGCAGGGCAAGCTCATGTACCAGCAGCAGCCGCTGAAGATGAGCTCGGCCGAGGCGCTCTGCGAGACCGAGGCGCCGGCGCCGTTCTCGGTCTTCGCGTGGGCCAAGCTCGGCAGCAACGAGTGCGACGACGTGCACAGCTACACCGTCCCGGGGCTGCTGTCCTTCCTCGCGCACGGCGACTTCTCCACCGCCGTCCCCGGGGTGGACGAGCTGCAGGAGCAGTACTCCGAGGTCTACGGCGAGACCTACCCCGACGACCCGTCCTTCGGCGACCGGGCCGGCCAGCCCATCGACTACACGCCGGTGCTGGCGGTGACGTACTGGAGCTTCCGGCTCATGATCGGCATGGGTGCGGTCTCGGCCGGCGTGGCCGCCTACGCCCTCTGGTCGACCCGCCGCGGCCGGGTGCCGACGTCACGGATCGGCGTCTACGGCTCGCTGCTGGCCGTCGGCGCACCGTTCGTCGCCAACGCGACCGGGTGGGTGTTCACCGAGATGGGCCGCCAGCCCTTCGTGGTCCACCCGAACCCGGACGTGCCGGTCGGCGAGCAGGTGTACTTCTTCACCGCCCAGGCCGTCTCCCCCGGCATCGGCGCCGCCGAGGTCTGGACCTCGCTGGTCAGCCTGACGCTGCTCTACGGGGCGCTCGCCGTGGTCGAGCTGTTCCTCGTCACCCGGCTGGTCCGCCGCGGCGTCACCACCGGCGACACCACCCCCACCCCACCGGCCGTCGGCAGCGACCGGTCGCACGGGGACGACGACGGGCGTCCCGACGCCGACCGCGCCGACGACGACGTCCTCTCCTTCGCGTACTGA
- a CDS encoding BlaI/MecI/CopY family transcriptional regulator — protein sequence MASLGDLERAVMDHLWAADGAVAAAELRDALADRGLALTTVHTVLSRLEGKGFVAHDDARPRRFRPTASREQHAAELMHEVLGRSGDRQAVLARFVGGVDPEEARLLRQLLGETAPDAG from the coding sequence GTGGCGTCACTGGGCGACCTGGAGCGCGCCGTCATGGACCACCTGTGGGCCGCCGACGGCGCGGTGGCGGCAGCCGAGCTGCGCGACGCCCTGGCCGACCGCGGCCTGGCGCTGACCACCGTGCACACCGTGCTCTCCCGGCTGGAGGGCAAGGGCTTCGTCGCGCACGACGACGCCCGGCCGCGCCGGTTCCGCCCGACGGCCAGCCGCGAGCAGCACGCGGCCGAGCTGATGCACGAGGTCCTCGGCCGCTCCGGCGACCGGCAGGCGGTGCTGGCCCGCTTCGTCGGCGGCGTCGACCCCGAGGAGGCCCGCCTGCTGCGGCAGTTGCTCGGCGAGACGGCGCCGGACGCCGGCTGA